In one window of Mycteria americana isolate JAX WOST 10 ecotype Jacksonville Zoo and Gardens chromosome 24, USCA_MyAme_1.0, whole genome shotgun sequence DNA:
- the NR2C2AP gene encoding nuclear receptor 2C2-associated protein isoform X3 encodes MSLEPLICADTATRVSSVLNRDVKQFGKKHMFDASEETCWNSDQGTCQWVTLDFPRTVKVSQFHIQFQGGFSSRLCTLEGCRAGEEPVKISDLYPEDINAMQRFQVEETVLDKLKITFENSTDFFGRIVVYHLGVLGERL; translated from the exons ATGTCCCTGGAGCCCCTGATCTGCGCCGACACGGCCACGCG GGTGAGCTCCGTGCTTAACCGGGACGTGAAGCAGTTTGGGAAGAAGCACATGTTCGATGCGAGCGAGGAGACGTGCTGGAACTCGGACCAG GGCACGTGCCAGTGGGTCACCCTGGATTTCCCCCGCACCGTCAAGGTCTCGCAGTTCCACATCCAGTTCCAGGGGGGATTCTCCAGCCGGCTGTGCACGCTGGAAG GCTGCAGAGCAGGCGAAGAACCGGTAAAAATATCCGACCTGTACCCCGAGGACATCAACGCCATGCAGA GATTCCAGGTGGAGGAGACGGTGCTGGATAAGCTGAAGATCACCTTCGAGAACAGCACCGACTTCTTCGGGAGGATCGTGGTCTACcacctcggggtgctgggggagaggcTCTAG
- the NR2C2AP gene encoding nuclear receptor 2C2-associated protein isoform X4, which produces MSLEPLICADTATRVSSVLNRDVKQFGKKHMFDASEETCWNSDQGTCQWVTLDFPRTVKVSQFHIQFQGGFSSRLCTLEGCRAGEEPVKISDLYPEDINAMQISFVEETVLDKLKITFENSTDFFGRIVVYHLGVLGERL; this is translated from the exons ATGTCCCTGGAGCCCCTGATCTGCGCCGACACGGCCACGCG GGTGAGCTCCGTGCTTAACCGGGACGTGAAGCAGTTTGGGAAGAAGCACATGTTCGATGCGAGCGAGGAGACGTGCTGGAACTCGGACCAG GGCACGTGCCAGTGGGTCACCCTGGATTTCCCCCGCACCGTCAAGGTCTCGCAGTTCCACATCCAGTTCCAGGGGGGATTCTCCAGCCGGCTGTGCACGCTGGAAG GCTGCAGAGCAGGCGAAGAACCGGTAAAAATATCCGACCTGTACCCCGAGGACATCAACGCCATGCAGATATCCTTT GTGGAGGAGACGGTGCTGGATAAGCTGAAGATCACCTTCGAGAACAGCACCGACTTCTTCGGGAGGATCGTGGTCTACcacctcggggtgctgggggagaggcTCTAG
- the NR2C2AP gene encoding nuclear receptor 2C2-associated protein isoform X1: MSLEPLICADTATRVSSVLNRDVKQFGKKHMFDASEETCWNSDQGTCQWVTLDFPRTVKVSQFHIQFQGGFSSRLCTLEALQQRGRSSRGRGNRWRLPQHLSLRTAASAFALRRLQSRRRTGKNIRPVPRGHQRHADILCGGDGAG, encoded by the exons ATGTCCCTGGAGCCCCTGATCTGCGCCGACACGGCCACGCG GGTGAGCTCCGTGCTTAACCGGGACGTGAAGCAGTTTGGGAAGAAGCACATGTTCGATGCGAGCGAGGAGACGTGCTGGAACTCGGACCAG GGCACGTGCCAGTGGGTCACCCTGGATTTCCCCCGCACCGTCAAGGTCTCGCAGTTCCACATCCAGTTCCAGGGGGGATTCTCCAGCCGGCTGTGCACGCTGGAAG ccctgcagcagagaggACGGAGCAGCCGAGGCCGCGGCAACCGTTGGAGGCTCCCCCAGCACCTGAGCCTCCGCACGGCTGCCTCCGCCTTCGCTCTCCGCAGGCTGCAGAGCAGGCGAAGAACCGGTAAAAATATCCGACCTGTACCCCGAGGACATCAACGCCATGCAGATATCCTTT GTGGAGGAGACGGTGCTGGATAA
- the NR2C2AP gene encoding nuclear receptor 2C2-associated protein isoform X5 produces MFDASEETCWNSDQGTCQWVTLDFPRTVKVSQFHIQFQGGFSSRLCTLEALQQRGRSSRGRGNRWRLPQHLSLRTAASAFALRRLQSRRRTGKNIRPVPRGHQRHADILCGGDGAG; encoded by the exons ATGTTCGATGCGAGCGAGGAGACGTGCTGGAACTCGGACCAG GGCACGTGCCAGTGGGTCACCCTGGATTTCCCCCGCACCGTCAAGGTCTCGCAGTTCCACATCCAGTTCCAGGGGGGATTCTCCAGCCGGCTGTGCACGCTGGAAG ccctgcagcagagaggACGGAGCAGCCGAGGCCGCGGCAACCGTTGGAGGCTCCCCCAGCACCTGAGCCTCCGCACGGCTGCCTCCGCCTTCGCTCTCCGCAGGCTGCAGAGCAGGCGAAGAACCGGTAAAAATATCCGACCTGTACCCCGAGGACATCAACGCCATGCAGATATCCTTT GTGGAGGAGACGGTGCTGGATAA
- the NR2C2AP gene encoding nuclear receptor 2C2-associated protein isoform X2 translates to MSLEPLICADTATRVSSVLNRDVKQFGKKHMFDASEETCWNSDQGTCQWVTLDFPRTVKVSQFHIQFQGGFSSRLCTLEALQQRGRSSRGRGNRWRLPQHLSLRTAASAFALRRLQSRRRTGKNIRPVPRGHQRHAEIPGGGDGAG, encoded by the exons ATGTCCCTGGAGCCCCTGATCTGCGCCGACACGGCCACGCG GGTGAGCTCCGTGCTTAACCGGGACGTGAAGCAGTTTGGGAAGAAGCACATGTTCGATGCGAGCGAGGAGACGTGCTGGAACTCGGACCAG GGCACGTGCCAGTGGGTCACCCTGGATTTCCCCCGCACCGTCAAGGTCTCGCAGTTCCACATCCAGTTCCAGGGGGGATTCTCCAGCCGGCTGTGCACGCTGGAAG ccctgcagcagagaggACGGAGCAGCCGAGGCCGCGGCAACCGTTGGAGGCTCCCCCAGCACCTGAGCCTCCGCACGGCTGCCTCCGCCTTCGCTCTCCGCAGGCTGCAGAGCAGGCGAAGAACCGGTAAAAATATCCGACCTGTACCCCGAGGACATCAACGCCATGCAGA GATTCCAGGTGGAGGAGACGGTGCTGGATAA